A stretch of Lactuca sativa cultivar Salinas chromosome 6, Lsat_Salinas_v11, whole genome shotgun sequence DNA encodes these proteins:
- the LOC111911383 gene encoding uncharacterized mitochondrial protein AtMg00810-like, translating into MDVTLEIAKSKKGIFVSQRNYTLQLIEDAGLLAAKPKTTPMNPKIHLQKDVGEVYSDPSKYRCLIGILLYLNITRPYISFVVQCLSQFMSNPCVPHYEVACHLIKYLKGSPGQGLFFSKESYLQLKGFCDSDWVTCKETRKSITGFCIFLGNSLISWKTKKQPAVSRSSAEAEYRAMATTTSELVWLQQLLEDFGIHAIDSTLLFYDNEAAIQIATNPTFHERTKHIEVDCHFVREKVENKSIKLFPIRSAMQLADMFTKPLPSSKLLPFISKLGLKNIYSPTPTCGGILEG; encoded by the coding sequence atggatgttacctTAGAAATTGCCAAATCCAAGAAGGGCATTTTTGTCTCTCAGCGAAATTATACTCTTCAACTCATTGAAGATGCTGGTTTATTAGCTGCAAAGCCCAAAACTACTCCTATGAATCCCAAGATTCAtcttcaaaaggatgttggtgaAGTGTATTCTGATCCTTCTAAATATAGATGTCTCATTGGAATATTGTTATATTTGAACATCACACGTCCATACATTTCTTTTGTTGTTCAATGTTTGTCTCAATTCATGTCAAATCCGTGTGTTCCTCATTATGAAGTAGCTTGTCATCTTATTAAATACTTAAAAGGATCACCTGGACAAGGTTTATTTTTCTCCAAAGAATCATATTTACAATTGAAAGGGTTTTGTGATTCTGATTGGGTGACATGTAAAGAAACGAGAAAGTCAATTACTGGTTTTTGCATCTTTCTTGGAAACTCTCTTATTTCCTGGAAAACCAAGAAACAACCAGCAGTTTCCAGGTCTTCTGCAGAAGCCGAATATAGAGCAATGGCAACAACTACTTCTGAACTTGTTTGGCTTCAACAATTATTAGAAGATTTTGGAATTCATGCGATTGATTCAACACTGTTGTTTTATGATAATGAAGCAGCGATTCAAATAGCCACTAACCCCACATTCCATGAACGGACCAAGCACATAGAAGTCGATTGTCATTTTGTGCGAGAGAAAGTTGAAAACAAGTCTATAAAGTTGTTTCCGATTCGATCAGCTATGCAATTAGCAGatatgtttacaaaaccattaccAAGTTCGAAACTTTTACCCTTTATAAGCAAGTTAGGTCTAAAGAACatttattctccaactccaacttGCGGGGGAATATTAGAGGGTTAG
- the LOC111911410 gene encoding G-type lectin S-receptor-like serine/threonine-protein kinase LECRK3 produces the protein MASLLLAFLILQFVQTNCNVDGGSIELGTSLVADAQSTTNPWYSQSKMFAFGFHPQGSSYVVAIWLVNSGETTVVWTAYPDDPPVSPNTTLKLTHQGELVVSSKQGLDNKIIASNVSSAVMKDNGNFVMYNDQMGVVWQSFDYPTDSMLLGQSLFGGQQLVSSVSKTNYSSGRFRIKMQIDGNLVMYPKNTEDDYASAYWSSGTFEHKTSRNYLYLNDTGLMLINGSNSDTIKYFYTTLNYPVIYRATLGDDGIFRLYFYNDSNSSPIIVWKKTDCPCTVKNICGLNSYCTLNHDQPDCVCLPGSDFVDLDFKHWGCERNFTKAMCKSGKENDTYYHMVSEEGLLCEDYPYYRAITHFKEECRDSCLKDCDCDAAFFKNSFCERYKFPLRYVKRVYDEPTTYLSFFKTIRVNLKATSVDKEMMTSSSKKTWLLVLVISLVFSMYSCISLSFTGYFVFKFRLFKYGRLLERRSLGLAEDLILQSYSYKELKKATHGFKQELGRGSFGRVYKGSFDKASRVIAVKRLEKMVEEGEKEFRAEMQVIGKTHHRNLVRLLGYCAEGKERLLVYEYMSNGTLADRLFRSETLPNWSERVQIALDVARGILYLHEECKTPIIHCDIKPQNILMDDFWTAKISDFGLAKLLMPDQTKTFTMVRGTRGYLAPEWQKNTPISVKVDIFSYGIVLLETICCRKNLEVQVSNMEEIVLSTWAYKCFERGQLDLLVGDEQVDMATLERLVKVGLWCIHDEPAFRPSMKSVVLMLEGITEIATPPCPISV, from the exons ATGGCCTCACTACTGCTTGCTTTTCTAATTCTCCAATTCGTCCAGACCAATTGCAATGTCGATGGAGGATCCATTGAATTGGGAACTTCACTTGTCGCTGATGCGCAATCTACCACCAATCCATGGTACTCCCAGTCTAAAATGTTTGCATTTGGATTTCACCCACAAGGTAGCAGCTATGTGGTTGCAATCTGGTTAGTGAACTCCGGAGAAACCACCGTTGTGTGGACTGCTTATCCAGATGATCCACCTGTATCACCAAATACCACACTCAAACTTACCCATCAAGGGGAATTGGTTGTAAGCTCCAAACAGGGTCTCGATAATAAGATCATTGCATCCAACGTTTCATCTGCTGTGATGAAAGACAACGGAAATTTTGTCATGTACAATGATCAAATGGGTGTAGTATGGCAGAGCTTCGACTATCCGACTGATTCCATGTTACTAGGCCAGAGTCTCTTTGGTGGGCAACAATTGGTTTCAAGTGTCTCGAAAACCAATTACTCTAGTGGACGTTTCCGTATCAAGATGCAGATCGATGGTAATCTTGTTATGTATCCGAAAAATACAGAGGATGATTACGCAAGTGCTTACTGGTCTTCGGGTACCTTTGAGCACAAGACTTCAAGGAACTACCTGTACTTAAATGACACCGGATTAATGCTTATCAATGGCAGTAATTCAGACACCATCAAGTATTTCTATACTACACTAAATTATCCTGTTATATATCGTGCAACACTTGGTGATGACGGAATCTTTCGGCTATATTTTTACAATGATAGTAACTCCTCCCCCATCATAGTATGGAAAAAGACAGATTGTCCTTGTACTGTGAAGAACATCTGCGGATTGAACAGCTACTGTACTTTGAATCATGATCAGCCCGATTGTGTTTGCTTGCCGGGTTCTGATTTTGTGGATCTCGATTTCAAGCATTGGGGCTGCGAAAGGAATTTTACAAAAGCAATGTGCAAAAGCGGGAAAGAAAACGATACATATTATCATATGGTTTCCGAAGAGGGATTACTGTGTGAAGATTATCCTTACTATCGGGCTATTACTCATTTCAAAGAGGAATGCAGGGATTCATGTTTGAAGGATTGCGATTGTGATGCAGCTTTTTTCAAAAACTCTTTCTGCGAAAGATACAAGTTCCCACTGAGGTACGTTAAAAGAGTTTACGATGAGCCTACTACGTATTTGAGTTTCTTCAAGACAATCAGAGTAAACCTAAAAGCTACTTCAGTGGATAAGGAGATGATGACTTCAAGCAGCAAGAAGACATGGCTTCTAGTTCTTGTTATAAGCCTTGTTTTTTCCATGTATTCATGCATTTCGCTAAGTTTTACAGGATATTTCGTATTCAAATTCCGTCTTTTTAAGTACGGAAGATTATTGGAACGTAGAAGTTTGGGGTTAGCTGAGGACCTCATCCTGCAATCATATAGTTACAAGGAGCTTAAAAAGGCTACTCATGGGTTCAAACAAGAGTTGGGAAGAGGGTCGTTTGGAAGAGTCTATAAAGGGAGTTTCGACAAGGCTAGTAGAGTGATAGCAGTGAAAAGACTTGAGAAGATGGTGGAAGAAGGGGAAAAAGAATTCCGAGCTGAAATGCAAGTGATCGGAAAAACCCATCACAGGAATCTAGTCCGACTGCTCGGTTATTGTGCAGAAGGTAAAGAGAGGCTtcttgtttatgaatacatgaGCAATGGAACCCTTGCAGATCGGTTATTTAGGTCAGAAACGCTTCCAAACTGGTCTGAAAGGGTGCAAATCGCGTTAGATGTGGCAAGAGGAATCCTCTACCTTCATGAAGAATGCAAAACACCCATCATTCATTGCGACATAAAGCCCCAAAACATCCTCATGGATGATTTCTGGACTGCTAAAATCTCCGACTTTGGATTGGCCAAACTTCTGATGCCAGATCAAACCAAGACTTTCACCATGGTTCGAGGGACTAGAGG GTATTTGGCACCAGAGTGGCAGAAAAACACTCCGATATCAGTGAAGGTGGATATCTTCAGCTATGGGATCGTGTTGCTGGAAACCATTTGTTGCAGAAAGAACCTGGAAGTACAAGTATCCAATATGGAAGAGATAGTTCTTTCTACTTGGGCTTACAAGTGCTTTGAAAGAGGGCAATTGGATCTGCTTGTCGGTGATGAACAAGTGGATATGGCGACACTGGAAAGGTTGGTTAAAGTCGGACTTTGGTGTATCCACGATGAGCCTGCTTTTCGTCCTTCTATGAAGTCTGTGGTGCTGATGTTAGAAGGGATCACAGAAATTGCTACTCCTCCTTGTCCAATTTCCGTTTG A